ATGGTTATTATTTGTCTCTTTAATGTTGCCCATGTGTTATCATGCGATTTACAATTTTATTTTTCTGTCTGTTAATTATTGGTTGTTCCTGGTCGTGCCATATATGGCAATACTTTGGTGGTTTGGAATGAAAAAAGTAGAACTGGCTCACGATATCAGTTCTAAAAATATATACAATCGTCCACAATAAAGGTTATGAGGAGGCGACTGTAATTGTTCAAAACCCAGCGATCTAAAATCATGATACGGTGCAACCAATGCGGCGAAAAATTTATCTTGCGTGGTCGCCCAGGCATGGAAGGAAAAGTTGACACAGGATTTAAGCAATGTATCTGCGACAATCAAGAAAAATTTGATATTACCCATCTGGAAGAATGAAAGAGACTGGTATTTACTGGTCTCTTTCTTTTTGTATAAACATGATTTCCCTCACGAACAATACAGACAAGGAAAGGAAATTTACCGGTCTGAAGGAGGAAGTCCAATGAGGAGTAAAGAGGTCAAAACATGGAGGCTAATGGTTGCAAGTACAGTTGTAGTGATCTGTACGGCATTCTATTTAATACTTGCTACTACCCCACCCCAAGTGGAGCACCAGCATGCGGATCAGCCGATGGAATCTAAGGTAACACCAGTGGCAACTACCACAGCACAAAAAACGTTTTCAGCTTCACAGCTATCAGAAAATGACCTTAAGCTAATGGCAAATGCGGTATATGGAGAAGCGCGTGGAGAACCGTACATCGGGCAAGTAGCGATTGCGGCCGTAATTATAAATCGGACAAAGAGTTCATCGTTTCCCAATACGCCTTCCGCTGTTATTTTTGAACCTCGTGCTTTTACTGCGGTAGCAGATGGTCAGATTTATTTAAGCCCGAATGAAAATGCGAAGAAAGCAGTGAAGGATGCTTTAAAGGGGTGGGACCCTACTGAAGGATGTACCTATTATTTTAATCCCGAAACAGCTACATCCAAATGGATATGGGGGCGTCCTCAAGTAAAAAAAATTGGTAAACATATATTCTGCCGCTAATCAATAACAACGGAAGAAGGAGGATCTAGAAATGGTTTATGGTGCAATTTCACGAGTGCTGTTTCCAGTATGTTTA
The nucleotide sequence above comes from Brevibacillus laterosporus LMG 15441. Encoded proteins:
- a CDS encoding cell wall hydrolase; amino-acid sequence: MTQDLSNVSATIKKNLILPIWKNERDWYLLVSFFLYKHDFPHEQYRQGKEIYRSEGGSPMRSKEVKTWRLMVASTVVVICTAFYLILATTPPQVEHQHADQPMESKVTPVATTTAQKTFSASQLSENDLKLMANAVYGEARGEPYIGQVAIAAVIINRTKSSSFPNTPSAVIFEPRAFTAVADGQIYLSPNENAKKAVKDALKGWDPTEGCTYYFNPETATSKWIWGRPQVKKIGKHIFCR